Part of the Gimesia chilikensis genome, AATCCAACATGAATGTTGAGCGATAGCCTAAAAATCCATGCTCCATCTGAGTATCCTGTTTTGGCGTATGGGGGGGAACGAGATCTGTTCGCGAGGAACCATATCAGAACTTCAATTCTGATCCAAGCCCAGCCTGATTTTGCTCTCGATCAGTTTCCTTGGTGGAATGGCGCGAATTTCCCCGGCTCCCACTTGCAGAGTCAGACAGGCTTGATACATTGGGCCAATTAAGGATTTTTTCAGCCAGCCGTTCTCTCAGACACAGGAGGTGTGCACGTGCCAGTGTGCGGCGTGATTCCCGCCCGACTCGAGTCATCGCGACTCCCCGGAAAACTGTTATTAAGTGAAACCGGACAGACGCTGATTCAGCATACCTGGGAGGCAGCAGCCCGCTCCGAACGGCTGGATCGCCTGATCGTGGCGACCGACAGCCTGGAAATTCTGGAAGCCGTACATGGCTTTGGCGGCAAGGCGTTTCTGACGGGAGAGCATCCCAGCGGCACCGACCGGATAGCCGAAGTTACGGAAAAAGAGCTCTTGGATGCGGATATCCTGGTGAATATCCAGGGAGACGAACCCGAAATCGCGCCTGAATTCATCGATCAGCTGATCGACCTGCTGGAATCTTCCCCGGAAGCCGAAATGGCGACGCTGGCCACCCCCATCCGCAGCCTGGAACAGTTACAGGATTCGTCCTGTACCAAGGTCGTCTGCAGACAGGATGGTTCGGCGCTGTACTTCAGTCGCCTGCCGATTCCCTTCACGCGCGATGTCGCTCCCGAAACACTGCTGCCCGAACAGAGCCCCTGGTTATTGCACCTGGGGCTGTATGCCTACCGTCGACCGTTTTTACTTGAGCTCACCAAAGTCTCTCCGACTCCACTGGAACAGCTGGAGAAACTGGAACAGCTCAGAGCCCTGGAAACGGGTGCAAAGATTCAGGTCGGCACCGTCGCTCATCCCACCGTTGGCATTGATACCCCGGACGATTATGCCCGGTTCGTCAGCCGCTATCAGCAGGGAACGAATTAGATTGCAGTAAGTCGCTTATTGATCAACAGTTAACGATCAGCCCCCGGATCGGTTTCAGGCATTTCCCTGCAAGCCTGACGTGTTAGAATATTCATGAGTGGTGACTGAGATCCGGCAGTCCTGCTCGCTTTTCATCTGATTAAAGCGTGCAATTTCGCATTGCTTTCCATATCATGCAGCAAAGATTAATGACAGCTCAAACAACAGACAGCGAAATGACCAAACACACCACAAAACACATTTTTGTCACCGGCGGCGTCGTCAGTTCTTTAGGGAAAGGTCTGACCTCAGCCTCCATCGGTCTGCTGCTCGAACAGCGCGGCCTGCGGGTCCGGATGCAAAAGCTCGATCCGTACATCAACATCGACCCCGGCACCATGAACCCTTACGAACATGGTGAAGTTTACGTACTCGACGACGGTTCAGAGACCGACCTCGACCTGGGGCACTATGAGCGGTTCACCAACAGCCCGCTCTCCCGCAAATCCAACTACACTACAGGGCAGATTTACCAGCGAGTGATTGAGAAAGAGCGCCGGGGTGAATACCTGGGAGCGACCGTGCAGGTCATTCCGCACATCACCGATGAGATCAAAGAATCGGTTTATAACCTGGCCAGCTCCGATGTCGATGTGGTCATCACCGAACTCGGGGGGACCGTGGGTGACATCGAAGGTCTGCCCTTCCTCGAAGCCATCCGTCAGATTCCGCTGGATATCGGTAAAGAAAACTGCCTGTTTATCCACCTGACGCTCCTGCCTTACATCAAGGCGGCGGGAGAAATGAAGACCAAGCCGACCCAGCACAGTGTAGGCCTGCTGCGGCAGATCGGGATTCAGCCCGACGTCCTCATCGTGCGTACGGAACGTCCGATGGACAAGGATCACGCGGACAAGATCGCGCTGTTCTGTAACGTCGAAAAAGGGGCGGTTATCGAAGAGGTCGATACCGAATATTCGATTTACGAAGTACCCCAGGGACTGGCCGATGACGGACTGGATAAGCTCATCATCCGCAAACTGCAGATCGACGCCGAACCTCTGGACCTGGCCAACTGGCGGACCCTGTTGAACCGGATCAAAAACCCGGAACACGAAGTGACCATCGCCGTGGTTGGAAAATACATCGATCACAAAGATGCCTACAAGTCGATTTACGAATCACTGTTCCACGCCGGCTTCCATCACAATACCCGGATTCTGCTGAAGCGGATCGAAGCGGAGGAAGTCGAACGCCAAGGGGCAGAGAAACTGCTCTCCAACGTTGACGGGATCCTGGTTCCCGGCGGTTTCGGAAAACGCGGCATCGAAGGAAAAATCGCATCTGTTAAGTTTGCCCGCGAAAACAAGATTCCCTACTTCGGAATCTGTCTGGGTATGCAGTGTGCGGTCATCGAATTCGCCCGGAATGTACTGGGACTGCCCGATGCCCATAGCACGGAATTCGATAGCGAAACCAGCGCACCGGTGATCTGTCTGCTCGAAGAACAGAAAGAGATCACCGAAAAAGGGGGCACGATGCGACTGGGAGCACAGGACTGCATCATTACCAAAGAGACCAAAGCACACACCTGTTACGGTGCAGACTCCATCAGCGAGCGGCACCGTCACCGGTACGAGTTCAATCCTGAATTCCGGACGAAGATGGTCGAAGGTGGGATGATTCCGACCGGTACCAGCCCCAACGGGAACCTGGTTGAAATCGTCGAAATTCCGGATCATCCCTGGTTTCTTGCAGTTCAGTTCCATCCGGAATTCAAGTCCAAGCCGGTCAGCCCGCATCCGCTGTTTGCCGGGTTCGTCAGTGCGGCTCTGAATTATCATCAGCAGAAAGTGCGTGTCTCTGTTTCCTGACAGAGACGCGTGTCTGATTCCGGAATGTATCAGAACAGGGAGACATTCCCCGATGAGCGGTTCTCCTTCTAAAGCAGACCTGCAACTTTCAGGTCTGTTGAGCGTTAACAAACCCCAGGACATCACTTCCCGCCAGGTCGTCAACCAGTTTCAAAAGCTGGTCCGCCCGGCCCGAGTCGGCCATGCAGGGACACTCGACCCCCTGGCAACGGGAGTGCTGGTACTGTGCGTCGGTTCCTCGACTCGGTTGATCCGCTTTGTGCAGGATCAGCCCAAGGAATACATCGGCGAATTTGTACTGGGAAAACGGAGCGACACCGACGATATCACAGGCAAAGTCTTCGAAACACCGGACTGTCCGGTGATTGAACGGGAACAGTTGGAACGCTTGCTGCCCACCTATCGTGGTTCCATCGAACAGACTCCGCCGCAGTTTTCAGCAGTGCATGTGAATGGCAGACGGGCATACGATCTGGCCCGCCAGGGTAAGACCGTTGAAATCGAGCCCCGCACGGTCGAGGTGTATGAACTGGAAATCGTGAAATTTGAGTTCCCCCGTTTTCAGCTGCGGATTGTCTGCGGTTCGGGAACTTACATTCGTTCGATCGGACGCGACCTGGGAGAAGACCTGGGCGTGGGCGCTACGATGACCTCGCTGGTACGTTCGCGGATTGGGGAATTCAAGCTGGAATCAGCATTGAGCCTTGAAGAACCCCCGACTCTGGATGCAATCTCTGCCAATCTGCAACCGCCTATCAAAGCCGTTCCCCATTTACCACATTACCGGTGCGATGCACGAGAACTGCGCGCCATCAGTCTCGGACAGAAACTGACCGGCCCTCCGGAAAGGCTGCCTGAGACGGACGAAATCACCGAAGTTGCGATCGTCACTCCCGCCGGTGAGCTGGCAGCGATTGCGGAATGGGATCGTCCTCATCAGTGTCTCTCCCCTCGACAGGTTTATGCAAAGCGTCCTGACTAAACGGTCTACCAGAGAAAAAGAAATCCCCCGATTCAAGAAATGCGTACTATGCAACTCATTCTGGCCAGTACTTCAACTTATCGCGCGGAACAGTTAAAGCGTCTGGGAATTCCGTTTGAACAAGAGGATCCGCAGGTTGATGAAGACATTCTGAAGCAGGCTGGGCTGCCTCCCGCAGAACTGGCCAAACGGCTGGCGCTGGAGAAAGCGCACCAGGTGCAGCAGCGTTTCCCGACTGCGCTGATTATCGGCGGAGACCAACTGATTTCCTTCGAAGGAGATGTGCTGGGGAAACCGGGTTCTAACGAACGGGCGGTTCAGCAATTAATGCGACTGCAGGGGACCAGTCATGAACTGATCACCGCGATCGCGGTACTGGGTCCGGCGTTTGAGGAAGTTCACTGCAATCACACGCGGCTCACAATGCGTGCCCTGGATGAAGTTGCGCTGCGGCGGTATGTCGAATATGACGAACCCTGGAACTGTGCCGGAGCGTACAAGATTGAAAGCCGGGGCATTGCCCTGTTTGAATCGATCGAATCAACCGACCACTCGGCGATTACCGGAATTC contains:
- a CDS encoding CTP synthase, with the protein product MTAQTTDSEMTKHTTKHIFVTGGVVSSLGKGLTSASIGLLLEQRGLRVRMQKLDPYINIDPGTMNPYEHGEVYVLDDGSETDLDLGHYERFTNSPLSRKSNYTTGQIYQRVIEKERRGEYLGATVQVIPHITDEIKESVYNLASSDVDVVITELGGTVGDIEGLPFLEAIRQIPLDIGKENCLFIHLTLLPYIKAAGEMKTKPTQHSVGLLRQIGIQPDVLIVRTERPMDKDHADKIALFCNVEKGAVIEEVDTEYSIYEVPQGLADDGLDKLIIRKLQIDAEPLDLANWRTLLNRIKNPEHEVTIAVVGKYIDHKDAYKSIYESLFHAGFHHNTRILLKRIEAEEVERQGAEKLLSNVDGILVPGGFGKRGIEGKIASVKFARENKIPYFGICLGMQCAVIEFARNVLGLPDAHSTEFDSETSAPVICLLEEQKEITEKGGTMRLGAQDCIITKETKAHTCYGADSISERHRHRYEFNPEFRTKMVEGGMIPTGTSPNGNLVEIVEIPDHPWFLAVQFHPEFKSKPVSPHPLFAGFVSAALNYHQQKVRVSVS
- the kdsB gene encoding 3-deoxy-manno-octulosonate cytidylyltransferase, producing the protein MPVCGVIPARLESSRLPGKLLLSETGQTLIQHTWEAAARSERLDRLIVATDSLEILEAVHGFGGKAFLTGEHPSGTDRIAEVTEKELLDADILVNIQGDEPEIAPEFIDQLIDLLESSPEAEMATLATPIRSLEQLQDSSCTKVVCRQDGSALYFSRLPIPFTRDVAPETLLPEQSPWLLHLGLYAYRRPFLLELTKVSPTPLEQLEKLEQLRALETGAKIQVGTVAHPTVGIDTPDDYARFVSRYQQGTN
- a CDS encoding Maf family protein gives rise to the protein MQLILASTSTYRAEQLKRLGIPFEQEDPQVDEDILKQAGLPPAELAKRLALEKAHQVQQRFPTALIIGGDQLISFEGDVLGKPGSNERAVQQLMRLQGTSHELITAIAVLGPAFEEVHCNHTRLTMRALDEVALRRYVEYDEPWNCAGAYKIESRGIALFESIESTDHSAITGIPLMELTSLLRRAGLELP
- the truB gene encoding tRNA pseudouridine(55) synthase TruB translates to MSGSPSKADLQLSGLLSVNKPQDITSRQVVNQFQKLVRPARVGHAGTLDPLATGVLVLCVGSSTRLIRFVQDQPKEYIGEFVLGKRSDTDDITGKVFETPDCPVIEREQLERLLPTYRGSIEQTPPQFSAVHVNGRRAYDLARQGKTVEIEPRTVEVYELEIVKFEFPRFQLRIVCGSGTYIRSIGRDLGEDLGVGATMTSLVRSRIGEFKLESALSLEEPPTLDAISANLQPPIKAVPHLPHYRCDARELRAISLGQKLTGPPERLPETDEITEVAIVTPAGELAAIAEWDRPHQCLSPRQVYAKRPD